In Setaria italica strain Yugu1 chromosome IX, Setaria_italica_v2.0, whole genome shotgun sequence, the genomic stretch TTCAGTTTCATCGTCAGATTTTACTCTCAACTTTTTTTGAGCTGCAGCTGTTAGGCCAACTTGATGCGTTATAATCCGTACCCTGTGTGACTCGATGCAGAGCAACGAGGTGGGCACGACGAGCCAGGGGAGCGCCGGCGGGGGCGTGGCGGCGTCCTCCGGACTCGCCGCCatgaccgcggccgcgacggagacggaggagggggaggagatggccgtggttgcggcggaggcggaggagcagaTGGGGTCGGCGGAGACGGAGGACCACATCCAGCGCATCCTTGCCGCCATCGACAACTACACCCGCCAGGTTCGCCCAAGAGATCAAGCGACATTGAGTGGATGGATGCCCGGAGATGCTCATGCGTACGTGCTTGTGCGCAGGTGTCGGAGATGCTGGATGCTGGGCGCGCGCTGTTCAAGGACCTCGCCGCCGACTTCGAGGAGCGCCTCTGCTCGTGAGGATCTCACCCTTGGTCAATTCCTTGGCCGTTGCCGGTTTGCTTGCCGGAATCGATAATGGTCCCTTAACCACCGTACGTGCAGGATCCACAGGGAGAGGTTGGAGCGGTGGGAGGAGGAGATCCGTGAGCTGCGCGCCCGTGACGCCGCCAACGAGCAggcccgcgccctcctccacaACGCCCAGCTGCACCTCCTGCACACCGTCCGCGACTAGCCGAGGTCTCCGTCGCTTTCCATTTCGACCCCCCCTGCTTCAGCTGCTCCGTTCCGTTCCATCTCATACTAGGCGAGGATGCTGTGTGGAGGTTTTGGTTCATGTAGCAACTTACCTGCAAATCCCTGTTACCCTATCTGTCCAGTTTGATGTATATACATGCATGGATCAGGCAACAATTAGCTACCAGTTGCACATCTGAATGGTAGGATTAAGAAATGATCTTGTTTAGGCTGCAATTGCCATACAACAAAACTGGTTCTACAAATCCTAGATGTATGTCCAGTGCTGAGATATGCTACATCACAAACCATTGTGGTTTCTATGGGCACAGCATGTTCAGGCGTAAGGATTGCACTATTTCAGAAAGTAATTTCTGTTGGCACGTCGTGCAGCGGGTGCCCCTTCATGTTCCTCTCCATCACCCTCCTGGCCAGGGACACCTGCTTGCCCACCGCGAACACGAACGCCTTGCCGTTGCCGGACGCGCCGCGGGCCGTCCGCCCAACACGGCGCACGTACTCACTTGGATCGCGGGGGTAGTCGAAGAGCACCACGTGGTTCACGTTCGCAAAGTCGATGCCTCGCGACGCCCTGCCAGCCATCAAATGGAACATCAGCGCTGAAACGATGGCTGCAAAGGAGAAACTATAGCAGAATGCAGTTAAGCTGATGCACACCTATCCGTGCACACAAGGAACATGGAGTCCGCCGTTTGTTTGTTCAGGAACTCTTTGATGTTCGCGATGCGCTGGGCCTGATCCAACGCGGCATGGAAGGGGAGAACTTTGATTTGCGAGGCTTTCCTGTCAAGCCGCCTCAACACATTCTCAACCTTTCTGCATGTCTCGATCTGGCAACAGAAAAACACACTCATGATATAGTTATCAAAAACACTGTGGTCTGTTATGTCTGCCGTGATCAATCCATAAGGATATTAGGGAGAGGGATTACCTTGTTGCAGAAAATAATTGTTTTGCGAACAGGAGATTCCTCGAGTATCTTTACAAGCGCCGATTTCTTGTTCGAAAAGGCTGTTTCTGGATTCTTTTCTTCATTGTCATCTCCACTGCAGTCCACAAGGATCTGCAGTTGAGCCAATACAGATGTAAGAACTCTAAGAAAACAATGACGCATCGTATCAAACAATCTGCAAAATGTATATATGAAGTGGCCAATAACTAATCTGACATCCAAGATGAATTCCCTAGAGGCTCTTCAGAAAGCATATGTCACAGAATGAATGAAAGGTAAAAAAGAATGAGGAAAGTGAGAAATGCCCCACCTCTTCAAGGCGAGAGCTTGTTCGGTGCACACCAGGTCCCATGATAACCTCACAGTCAGGAAATGTTTCAACAACCTTGTTATAGATGTCAAGAGGAAGTGTCGCAGTCACGAAAAGATATTGTGTTGTCACTGGTGCAACAGTAATCAATTGATGAAGCACTTGCTCAAAACCTTCTTCACCAAATAAAATGTCCACTTCATCCAACACAACACTGCAAACAGAGAACCTCGATTTTATGCTGACAAGTTAACCCATGCTTTTGGTTCATATCTATCCTTCTGCGATGCAAAGTTCAAAGAACGAAAATATGGAAAAAGATAACGAAGATCCATACCATCTAAGGCTAGACAACTGCACAAAGCCTTCCTGAAGCAGATACAAGAAACGGCCAGGTGTTGCTATAAGTACATCAAGCTCTTGCTCAAGGCTTTCTAACTGTGTCTTCTGTCGAAATCCTCCGGTTGCCACCATAGACCTAAATGGAACCCCAGATTTTGATATCAACCGGCAATTGTTGAGGACCTGAGATTAGAACAGAAGGCTCAACTGGCAATTCCACATCTTTAAgtatcagaaaaaaaaaggaaagcatTAAACAAAAAACGTACCTGAGAAGCAAGTTCAGCAGTAGGTGTCAACACTATCACCCTGGGATTCCTAGGAGATGATTTATGGAGCCCCTGAACCTCTTCGTTCCTTAAATTTTGTACTATAGGGCAAAGATATGCCAGTGTCTTGCCAGACCCACTTTGATCAGCAATAACGCAACTCCTCCCCTCCAAGATAGGACCATACGCCAGAGCCTAATATAGTTAATCATGCAGTTAATAAAGCATGACTA encodes the following:
- the LOC101755144 gene encoding DEAD-box ATP-dependent RNA helicase 50; translation: MEVAGAQARAVPLMLRHPASLRTSVSVSCAGSRRSWAAAATAEGDETRGYDKVPMDTPGAYRLVDRATGRSVIVWGGTDDGDEVAMPSPAVLSRTTDRPSRGSGGGTGIGNFGRLKAQKIKSLVTRSAQLKREGSNRSSTNRFDESSFDDSDEEESYFERRKPVSDSARHAKQNSNSRNERTRGGHSLNSVLSQYKGDDLDSPGSEATSGPKGWGSITDVTYGRQTRKQREPLDFPKRKGPLDSGFFSRRSFKEIGCSDEILGALRNFDFPRPSHIQALAYGPILEGRSCVIADQSGSGKTLAYLCPIVQNLRNEEVQGLHKSSPRNPRVIVLTPTAELASQVLNNCRLISKSGVPFRSMVATGGFRQKTQLESLEQELDVLIATPGRFLYLLQEGFVQLSSLRCVVLDEVDILFGEEGFEQVLHQLITVAPVTTQYLFVTATLPLDIYNKVVETFPDCEVIMGPGVHRTSSRLEEILVDCSGDDNEEKNPETAFSNKKSALVKILEESPVRKTIIFCNKIETCRKVENVLRRLDRKASQIKVLPFHAALDQAQRIANIKEFLNKQTADSMFLVCTDRASRGIDFANVNHVVLFDYPRDPSEYVRRVGRTARGASGNGKAFVFAVGKQVSLARRVMERNMKGHPLHDVPTEITF
- the LOC101754738 gene encoding uncharacterized protein LOC101754738, which translates into the protein MEAGRDHGAKRMRAAMSNEVGTTSQGSAGGGVAASSGLAAMTAAATETEEGEEMAVVAAEAEEQMGSAETEDHIQRILAAIDNYTRQVSEMLDAGRALFKDLAADFEERLCSIHRERLERWEEEIRELRARDAANEQARALLHNAQLHLLHTVRD